A genomic window from Sulfurospirillum diekertiae includes:
- a CDS encoding 3-isopropylmalate dehydratase small subunit, protein MQKLLSGNAFVFGKNVDTDQIYPGRFVEFTDVEDVAKYAMFGADPDFTKKVKKGDFIVAGTNFGCGSSREHAAITLKAVGVGAIIAESFARIFYRNAINLGVPLLVCPNISKLIHMNDALSIDLQSGTIRSEKGLIATAEPLSEYVLHILESGGIKPLIKNQLEAQKHA, encoded by the coding sequence ATGCAAAAATTATTGAGTGGCAATGCCTTCGTTTTTGGAAAAAATGTCGATACGGATCAGATTTATCCGGGACGTTTTGTGGAGTTCACCGATGTGGAAGATGTCGCTAAATACGCGATGTTTGGAGCTGACCCTGACTTTACCAAAAAAGTGAAAAAAGGCGATTTTATCGTTGCGGGTACCAATTTTGGCTGTGGCAGTAGTCGTGAACATGCCGCCATTACCCTTAAAGCGGTGGGTGTGGGTGCGATCATCGCAGAGTCTTTTGCGCGCATTTTTTACCGCAATGCGATTAATCTTGGTGTTCCTCTTTTGGTTTGTCCGAATATCTCAAAACTCATCCACATGAATGATGCTTTGAGTATTGATCTACAAAGTGGCACGATTCGCTCTGAAAAAGGCTTGATTGCAACCGCAGAACCTCTATCTGAATATGTGTTACACATCTTGGAAAGTGGTGGGATTAAGCCATTGATTAAAAACCAATTAGAGGCGCAAAAGCACGCTTGA
- a CDS encoding 3-isopropylmalate dehydratase large subunit, which translates to MHAIEKLLAKKAGKASVKTGEIINCEVDMAGINDLYLQTLRSFFEMGGTKVYDPSRVIMFLDHYAPASTITQAANQKQFREFCWDQGIDLLMDIDQGVCHQVLADKGLAYPGEIVVITDSHTTTHGAFGAFGTGVGATDLAIILATGKLWFRVPEIIKINFEGKLPKGVYAKDAILHAIGALGADYAVYKAVEFGGSMLEHLSISERMALCNMSTEMGAKASYIQPDAVTMAFLKERVTRPYEIYHTDADFKYADEVSFDVRELKPQLAAPSSVDNVYDLSQFIGRHIDQAYLGSCTGGRADDIGIAAHILQGKKVAPRTRFVIVPASKGVLLEAMEKGYVKTLIEAGATFVTPGCAACLGTHEGMIASGETCITTTNRNFPGRMGDTKAEIFLGSPAAVAAAALMGEIVDPTLYM; encoded by the coding sequence ATGCATGCGATTGAAAAGTTATTAGCCAAAAAAGCAGGCAAAGCGAGTGTTAAAACAGGTGAGATTATCAACTGTGAAGTTGATATGGCAGGTATCAACGATCTTTACCTGCAAACGCTTCGCTCTTTTTTTGAGATGGGTGGTACAAAGGTGTATGATCCCAGTCGGGTGATTATGTTTTTAGACCATTATGCCCCTGCTTCCACGATTACTCAGGCTGCAAATCAGAAGCAGTTTCGGGAGTTTTGTTGGGATCAAGGCATAGATCTTCTCATGGATATTGACCAAGGGGTGTGTCACCAAGTTTTAGCGGACAAAGGTTTGGCGTATCCGGGAGAAATTGTGGTTATTACGGACTCTCACACGACGACACATGGTGCGTTTGGAGCGTTTGGGACGGGCGTGGGAGCGACCGATTTGGCGATTATTTTAGCGACAGGAAAACTGTGGTTTAGGGTACCTGAAATTATTAAGATCAATTTTGAGGGGAAATTACCCAAAGGTGTCTATGCTAAAGATGCTATCTTGCACGCGATTGGCGCACTTGGAGCAGATTATGCCGTGTATAAAGCAGTTGAATTTGGTGGCTCTATGTTGGAGCATCTGAGCATCTCAGAGCGTATGGCACTGTGCAATATGAGTACGGAGATGGGCGCCAAAGCCAGCTACATACAGCCCGATGCGGTTACGATGGCATTTTTAAAAGAGAGAGTCACGCGCCCGTATGAGATTTACCATACCGACGCTGATTTTAAATATGCCGATGAAGTAAGCTTTGATGTACGTGAGCTCAAACCTCAACTTGCCGCACCTTCGAGTGTCGATAATGTCTATGATCTGAGCCAGTTTATCGGTCGCCACATCGATCAAGCCTATTTGGGCTCATGTACGGGTGGCAGGGCGGATGACATCGGCATTGCCGCGCATATTCTTCAAGGTAAAAAAGTGGCGCCGCGTACACGTTTTGTCATCGTTCCTGCCTCCAAAGGCGTGTTACTCGAAGCGATGGAAAAAGGGTATGTGAAAACATTGATTGAAGCGGGAGCGACCTTTGTCACACCTGGGTGTGCGGCATGTTTAGGAACGCATGAGGGGATGATCGCCTCAGGTGAGACCTGCATCACAACCACCAATCGCAATTTCCCAGGACGCATGGGCGATACGAAAGCGGAGATTTTTCTAGGTTCACCCGCAGCCGTTGCTGCAGCGGCTTTGATGGGCGAAATCGTCGATCCTACGCTTTACATGTAA
- the ttdB gene encoding L(+)-tartrate dehydratase subunit beta, with protein sequence MMKKILTTPISDEAIKSLKVGDIVYLSGTLVTCRDEGHRRIIAEGIMPKLPMDRIAIFHAGPIVKDVEGGWEMVSIGPTTSMRMERYEKEFLAKTGVKLVIGKGGMGAKTAEGCKESTAVHAVFPGGCGVVAAEQVEKIEGKEWPEFGMPEAFWILKVKEFGPLIISIDAEGNNLFEANKVTFHERKDEALAKTSKHIVSMIAKS encoded by the coding sequence ATTATGAAAAAAATTTTAACAACCCCCATTTCAGATGAAGCCATCAAATCACTCAAAGTCGGTGACATTGTTTATTTAAGTGGAACGCTTGTTACGTGTAGAGATGAAGGGCATAGACGCATTATTGCTGAGGGGATCATGCCCAAACTTCCGATGGATCGCATTGCTATTTTTCATGCAGGTCCGATTGTCAAAGATGTTGAAGGTGGCTGGGAGATGGTTTCCATTGGGCCAACCACCAGTATGCGCATGGAGCGTTACGAAAAAGAGTTTTTAGCCAAAACGGGTGTGAAACTTGTCATTGGAAAAGGCGGTATGGGAGCAAAAACGGCGGAAGGATGCAAAGAGAGCACAGCGGTTCATGCAGTATTCCCAGGAGGTTGTGGTGTGGTGGCTGCGGAACAAGTAGAAAAAATAGAAGGCAAAGAGTGGCCAGAATTTGGAATGCCTGAAGCGTTTTGGATCCTCAAAGTCAAAGAGTTTGGACCGTTGATTATTTCGATTGATGCGGAGGGAAATAACCTTTTTGAAGCCAATAAAGTAACATTTCATGAGCGAAAAGACGAAGCACTTGCGAAGACTTCAAAGCATATTGTTTCGATGATTGCAAAGAGTTAG
- a CDS encoding GntR family transcriptional regulator, with product MINLKKIQMLPAREQVASILRSSILSGGISKGQSITLDSVGEQVGMSRTPVREAFQILANEGLLELRQNRCAIVKGISEEAIKDHYEMRILLETEALRRACEHMNDETLKAIQNVNKQGQRAEQAGDTEAYNLANQAFHMTIWEAADSEKLKSFLSLLWNGLSMNRLVTAQEYAGISLADHNKIVEQLTAKDYAGACETMRQHIIYSMNSTLSNFK from the coding sequence ATGATCAATCTTAAAAAAATACAAATGTTACCCGCGCGTGAACAGGTAGCCTCCATACTACGCTCTTCAATCCTTTCTGGTGGTATTAGCAAAGGTCAGTCTATCACGCTGGATAGCGTTGGTGAACAAGTCGGAATGTCTCGTACACCCGTGCGCGAAGCGTTTCAAATCCTTGCGAATGAAGGACTTTTAGAGCTTCGTCAGAACCGTTGCGCCATCGTAAAAGGCATCTCCGAAGAAGCTATTAAAGACCACTACGAGATGCGCATCTTGCTTGAAACAGAAGCACTTCGTAGAGCATGTGAACACATGAATGACGAAACACTCAAAGCGATCCAAAATGTCAACAAACAAGGTCAACGTGCCGAACAAGCGGGCGATACAGAAGCCTACAACCTCGCAAATCAGGCATTTCATATGACCATCTGGGAAGCCGCTGACAGTGAAAAACTCAAATCGTTTCTCTCTCTACTCTGGAATGGTCTCTCCATGAACCGCTTGGTAACGGCGCAAGAGTATGCGGGTATTTCACTCGCAGACCATAACAAAATTGTTGAGCAACTAACGGCAAAAGATTATGCTGGAGCTTGCGAAACGATGCGTCAACATATCATCTACAGCATGAACAGCACTCTTTCTAATTTTAAATAA